The proteins below are encoded in one region of Balaenoptera ricei isolate mBalRic1 chromosome 6, mBalRic1.hap2, whole genome shotgun sequence:
- the ZBTB34 gene encoding zinc finger and BTB domain-containing protein 34, with protein sequence MSVEMDSSSFIQFDVPEYSSTVLSQLNELRLQGKLCDIIVHIQGQPFRAHKAVLAASSPYFRDHSALSTMSGLSISVIKNPNVFEQLLSFCYTGRMSLQLKDVVSFLTAASFLQMQCVIDKCTQILESIHSKISVGDVDSVTVGAEETPESRNGVKDSSYFANPVEISPPYCSQVRQPTTSSDLRMETTPSKALRSRLQEEGHSDRGSSGSVSEYEIQIEGDHEQGDLLGRESQITEVKVKMEKSDRPSCSDSSSLGDDGYHTEMVDGEQVVAVNVGSYGSVLQHAYSYSQAASQPAGVSEAFGSLSNSSPSRSMLSCFRGGRARQKRALSVHLHSDLQGLVQGSDSEAMMNNPGFESSPRERSARGHWYPYNERLICIYCGKSFNQKGSLDRHMRLHMGITPFVCKFCGKKYTRKDQLEYHIRGHTDDKPFRCEICGKCFPFQGTLNQHLRKNHPGIAEVRSRIESPERTDVYVEQKLENDASASEMALDSRMEIHTVSDAPD encoded by the coding sequence ATGTCAGTAGAAATGGACAGCAGCAGTTTTATTCAGTTTGATGTGCCCGAGTACAGCAGCACCGTTCTGAGCCAGCTAAACGAACTCCGCCTGCAAGGGAAACTATGTGACATCATTGTCCACATTCAGGGTCAGCCGTTCCGAGCCCACAAAGCAGTCCTTGCGGCCAGCTCCCCCTATTTCCGGGACCATTCAGCATTAAGTACCATGAGTGGCTTGTCAATATCAGTGATTAAAAATCCCAATGTGTTTGAACAGTTGCTTTCATTTTGTTACACTGGAAGAATGTCCTTGCAGCTGAAGGATGTTGTCAGTTTTCTGACTGCAGCTAGCTTTCTTCAGATGCAGTGTGTCATTGACAAGTGCACGCAGATCCTAGAGAGCATCCATTCAAAAATCAGTGTTGGAGATGTGGACTCTGTGACCGTCGGTGCGGAAGAAACTCCAGAGAGTCGTAACGGAGTTAAAGACAGCAGCTACTTTGCCAATCCGGTGGAGATCTCCCCTCCATACTGCTCTCAGGTACGGCAGCCTACCACAAGCAGTGATCTTCGGATGGAGACGACACCCAGCAAAGCTTTGCGCAGCCGTTTACAGGAGGAAGGGCACTCGGACCGAGGGAGCAGCGGGAGCGTCTCTGAGTACGAGATTCAGATCGAGGGGGACCATGAGCAAGGGGACCTGCTGGGGAGGGAGAGCCAGATCACTGAGGTGAAAGTGAAGATGGAAAAGTCTGACCGTCCCAGCTGTTCCGACAGCTCCTCCCTGGGAGACGATGGGTACCACACCGAGATGGTTGATGGGGAACAAGTTGTGGCCGTGAATGTGGGCTCCTATGGTTCTGTGCTCCAGCACGCCTACTCCTACTCCCAGGCAGCTTCACAGCCAGCCGGCGTATCTGAAGCTTTTGGAAGTTTGAGTAATTCCAGCCCATCCAGATCCATGCTGAGCTGTTTCCGAGGAGGTCGTGCCCGCCAGAAGCGGGCTCTGTCTGTCCATCTGCACAGTGATCTGCAGGGCTTGGTGCAGGGTTCCGACAGTGAAGCTATGATGAATAACCCCGGGTTTGAGAGCAGCCCCCGGGAGAGGAGTGCAAGAGGTCACTGGTACCCGTACAATGAGAGGTTGATCTGTATTTACTGTGGAAAGTCCTTCAACCAGAAGGGAAGCCTTGACAGGCACATGCGACTCCATATGGGAATCACCCCCTTTGTGTGCAAGTTCTGCGGGAAGAAGTACACGCGGAAGGACCAGCTGGAGTACCACATCCGGGGCCATACCGACGATAAACCATTCCGCTGTGAGATCTGCGGGAAGTGCTTTCCATTCCAAGGTACCCTCAACCAGCACCTGCGGAAAAACCACCCTGGCATAGCTGAGGTCAGGAGTCGCATCGAGTCCCCTGAGAGAACAGATGTGTATGTGGAACAGAAACTAGAAAACGATGCGTCGGCCTCAGAGATGGCCCTAGATTCCCGGATGGAAATTCACACGGTGTCTGATGCTCCTGATTAA